The Vicia villosa cultivar HV-30 ecotype Madison, WI linkage group LG1, Vvil1.0, whole genome shotgun sequence genome includes a region encoding these proteins:
- the LOC131627947 gene encoding WAT1-related protein At4g28040-like, with the protein MGVLDGYLPVLVMIGLQFHYALLAMFTRAALLDGLTPTVFVVYRQGIATLSLAPIIFSSYKRRQSLKSSLGWKSFSMMFMTSLIGVTANQNAYFSGLFYASSTAATAMSNLIPALTFVFAAILGFEKINLRSLRNVAKILGTVCCVSGALTMAFIKGHKLLHMEFFLPDSIHLTSSGDDNWILGCLLLLASSVFWSCWMIMQVPISASCPDHILSTFWMCLFATIQSAIFALLKEQNLQSWILPSPLQISCSLYAGIGIALSFFIQSWCISERGPLYCAMFNPLATVITVLVAATFLEEELYVGSLVGAFGVITGLYIVLWGKAKDFDGTKQKLPQSNMEDDDITNRIDLEEPLLADKSKSEIKMEP; encoded by the exons ATGGGTGTTCTAGATGGTTATCTTCCGGTATTGGTTATGATAGGGTTACAGTTTCATTATGCACTGCTTGCCATGTTTACAAGAGCTGCTCTATTAGATGGATTGACTCCAACTGTCTTTGTAGTCTATAGGCAAGGGATAGCCACTTTGTCATTGGCACCTATCATCTTTTCATCTTATAAAAG GAGACAATCTTTGAAGAGTTCACTAGGATGGAAGAGTTTCTCTATGATGTTTATGACCTCTCTTATTGG GGTTACAGCAAATCAGAATGCATATTTTAGTGGACTATTCTATGCATCTTCTACGGCAGCCACTGCTATGAGTAATTTGATACCTGCATTAACTTTTGTATTTGCAGCAATTTTGGG atttgagaaaatcaATCTTCGAAGTTTAAGAAACGTGGCCAAGATATTAGGGACAGTTTGTTGTGTCAGTGGAGCCTTAACCATGGCATTTATCAAAGGACATAAGCTATTACACATGGAGTTCTTTCTTCCTGATTCCATACATCTCACTTCAAGTGGAGATGATAATTGGATTCTGGGTTGTTTGTTGCTCTTAGCAAGTAGTGTTTTTTGGTCTTGTTGGATGATTATGCAG GTACCGATTTCTGCATCTTGCCCGGATCATATATTATCGACTTTTTGGATGTGTCTCTTTGCTACGATACAGTCTGCTATATTTGCACTGCTGAAAGAGCAGAATCTTCAATCATGGATTCTACCTTCACCTTTACAAATTTCATGCAGTTTATATGCA GGAATTGGAATTGCTCTTAGTTTTTTCATTCAATCCTGGTGCATATCAGAAAGAGGTCCATTGTATTGTGCAATGTTTAACCCTCTAGCAACTGTCATCACAGTGTTAGTAGCTGCGACATTCCTAGAAGAAGAGCTATACGTTGGAAG TTTGGTTGGGGCTTTTGGAGTGATCACTGGTTTGTATATTGTGTTATGGGGAAAAGCCAAAGACTTTGATGGGACAAAACAAAAACTGCCACAATcaaacatggaggatgatgatatAACTAATAGAATAGATTTGGAAGAACCACTTCTGGCAGACAAATCAAAATCAGAGATAAAGATGGAGCCCTGA